Part of the Bacillus cabrialesii genome is shown below.
TTGCAGCGAGCGAAGGCCGATTTCCTCCACTGTCCCGTTAAACAAATTGTTGACGGTGACATAATCGCCTTTATGGAGCTGGCGTTCATAAATTAAGAATACACCCGCCAGCACATCTTTAATCAGCGATTGGGCGCCAAAACCGATGACGATACCGGCTACGCCCGCCCCGGCTAAAATTTTGCCGAAGTCATGCACAAATAAAGAAATAACGTAAAAGATAAAACCGATCGTCGCCGTATACTGGGTGACAGAACGGATAAGGCTTTCAATTGTTTTTTCTTTTCTTTCTTCAATGAAGTCCGTCCGTTTAAAAAACAGCTGTACGAGCCGGTTGATGATAAAAACACCGACCCAAAGGATAACGGCAACGAGGAGAATATCGACGATTTTATTTTGGAAAATCTCCGTAAGTGTTTCTTCCATCCGCATCTAACTCCTGGCTTGACGTTTTGTGAAATCTGTATTCTGATAATAACTGTTTTTGACAAGAACATTCGGCCCGAGGCATCGGACATTCGCGCAGTGGCAATTCAGCTCTTTCGCAAGCTTCGTCTCTCTCCATTTTTCATAGGCGGAAGGGAGGCTGTCCGTCTGAATATTGCCAAGCGGCGGCGTATCGCCGAAATCGGTCACGATAATGTTTCCGTCGAAAATATTCACATTCAGGCGGGAACGGCCGTCAGGGTCATTTCTCACTGTGACGTTTTTCGCCGCGCGAAGCCGGCGAAGCAGCTTTTGATCGTCTTCGTCCGAACTGCAGGCATAAAACGGCAGTGTCCCGAAAAGCATCCACGTCTTTTCATCACGAATATCCAGCAAGCGGTGAATGGCCTGTCTCATCTCTTTCAGGCTGAGAGATTCAAGAGCGCTTGCGAAATCGCTTGGATACATCGGGTGGACTTCGTGACGCTGACACTTCATATCTTCTGTGATTTGGCGGTGAATATGCTCAATATGCGGAAGTGTGCGTTTATTCAG
Proteins encoded:
- the mscC gene encoding mechanosensitive ion channel protein MscC, translated to MRMEETLTEIFQNKIVDILLVAVILWVGVFIINRLVQLFFKRTDFIEERKEKTIESLIRSVTQYTATIGFIFYVISLFVHDFGKILAGAGVAGIVIGFGAQSLIKDVLAGVFLIYERQLHKGDYVTVNNLFNGTVEEIGLRSLQIREWSGKLLTISNGEVRQIENYNIDFMRITESFLISFKEDPDRVYSVLEEACDMLNEELRDSLKRDEFGNPTEPFQIHGITALNKINRGVEFTVKGMVKDDDYFRASLAVRRVLVRQLYQNDVQMLEEAVRIERTQ